A DNA window from Argiope bruennichi chromosome X2, qqArgBrue1.1, whole genome shotgun sequence contains the following coding sequences:
- the LOC129960541 gene encoding uncharacterized protein F54H12.2-like isoform X2 translates to MDSRACACLQSELDLFNVNPVQLSTEDSSFTEIFPVASLNEKTPIEFYVSGSGEHYLDLSHTLLHLQVKIKKRNGAVIGTPDQVAPINYLLNTLFSECSVTLNDKQVSSQANYAYRCIFDALLSPRAVQESMLTSGLFYKDAASKHESVELANVGDNANSGYQTRYNICKDSKLIDMIGPLHFDLGNQSKCLINSVNLRIKLERNKDSFALMSATQDFKVVIYHASLFVRKIKVAPSVVIAHELALSKGVIKMPIRRTEVKSFALSSGMQSITIPNAFIGQLPTRLIMGMVSNAAFNGDFSKNPFNFKHYDLSYLCILDGNRMIPSKPFQPKFDNSNSYSRCYMSLFTDLGRYHKDQDINISYTEYKDGYTLFAVDLTPDLNADGMHESISRNGNLTIDIKFSKALSETVNLIVFSEYRNTIEIDKSRSIFSDF, encoded by the coding sequence ATGGATTCCCGAGCGTGTGCTTGCTTGCAGAGTGAATTAGACCTTTTTAACGTGAATCCTGTACAATTATCAACAGAAGACAGCTCATTCACTGAGATTTTTCCTGTTGCATCTCTGAATGAAAAGACGCCAATTGAATTTTACGTAAGCGGAAGTGGTGAACATTATCTGGACTTATCCCATACACTTCTGCATCtacaagtgaaaattaaaaagagaaatggaGCAGTAATTGGAACGCCTGATCAAGTGGCTCCTATCAATTATCTCCTTAATACGCTATTTTCTGAATGTTCAGTTACATTAAATGACAAGCAGGTTTCTTCGCAAGCTAACTACGCATATAGATGTATTTTCGATGCTTTGCTTTCACCTCGAGCTGTTCAAGAATCAATGCTAACATCGGGTCTTTTCTACAAAGACGCTGCTTCTAAGCATGAATCAGTAGAACTAGCTAATGTTGGTGATAATGCAAATTCCGGTTACCAAACTAGATATAACATCTGCAAAGATAGTAAACTTATAGATATGATAGGTCCATTACATTTCGATCTAGGCAATCAGAGCAAATGTCTTATAAATTCGGTGAATCTTCGGatcaaattagaaagaaataaggATTCTTTTGCTCTGATGTCAGCCACGCAAGATTTTAAAGTAGTTATATATCACGCATcattatttgttaggaaaatTAAAGTCGCTCCCTCAGTCGTGATTGCCCATGAATTAGCTTTAAGCAAGGGAGTTATAAAAATGCCTATTCGCAGAACAGAAGTGAAATCATTCGCACTTTCTTCAGGAATGCAATCAATAACTATCCCTAATGCGTTCATTGGACAATTACCGACACGACTTATAATGGGTATGGTATCTAATGCTGCATTTAAtggggatttttcaaaaaatccattCAATTTCAAGCATTATGATTTATCATATCTTTGTATATTAGATGGCAATCGTATGATTCCGTCAAAGCCCtttcaaccaaaatttgataattctaacaGTTACAGCAGATGTTATATGAGTCTATTTACTGATTTGGGTAGATATCATAAAGATCAAGACATTAATATAAGTTACACTGAATATAAAGATGGGTATACGCTGTTCGCTGTAGATTTGACGCCCGATCTCAACGCGGACGGAATGCACGAAAGTATTTCACGCAATGGTAATTTaactattgatataaaattcagcAAAGCATTATCTGAAActgtaaatttaatagttttttcagaGTATCGAAATACTATAGAAATCGACAAAAGTCGcagtattttttcagatttttga